The DNA sequence ATTGCCGACTTCGGCATCATAAAAGTTTTGGTTGGTGATTGTAAAATCTTCCGCTACCGGAAAATTTTCTTGAATCCAGATAGCATTGGCCAGACTTAGGTCCGTGCCATCGGTTTTTGTGGTAAGTGATTTTCTCAAATCTTTGTTGAACTGGTTACGTTCGTCAAGGGAAACATCATTGCCCAACAGATCGTCAAAGGCCAGTTTTGTGTCGCCATCGGCACCATTGTGTACCATGCCCAAGGCCATGGAAAGGCTCAATGGCGATACCATATAGTTTTCTTTTTCCTCATTCTCGCTTACTTCCTGAAAAAAATCCAATGCGAATTGGTTGTTTTTGGAAACCATCGCTTTTGCCATTGCGGTTTCCAGTGCATCATTTTCGAAAGGGGGCACATCATCGTCGTTAGTAGCATCACAGCCCAACATAAAGACCGAGCCTACAATAATTGGGAAAGTCCAAGATTTCATAAAATTCTTTTTCCAATGGATGAAAAAAATATGGTGAAGTTGCGCAGATGGGTATAGAAAATCAAAATTTACATGTTTCCTAGTTAAACCTTTTCCCTGTATTTTAGTCAAAGCTTTAAACACACAGCCCCTTTGATTGCTGAAGAAACCTTATTAGTGCAGCTCAAAGAAGAAGAGAGCCGTTCAAAAGCCTTTGAGGTACTTGTCAATACCTACAAAGAACGTTTGTATTGGCATATCAGAAGAATTGTGCTGAACCATGACGACGCCGATGATGTGCTGCAGAACACCTTCATCAAGGTATTTAAGAATATTGAGGGGTTCAAGGGAGAAAGCAAATTGTATTCATGGATGTACCGCATCGCCACCAATGAAAGCCTCAGTTTTTTGAAGCAAAAATCAAAAAAGTCGGGCATCAGCAATGAAGACCTGCAACAGGTGTTGGTCGACAACCTACAATCAGATGTGTACTTTGAGGG is a window from the Muricauda sp. SCSIO 65647 genome containing:
- a CDS encoding RNA polymerase sigma factor, coding for MIAEETLLVQLKEEESRSKAFEVLVNTYKERLYWHIRRIVLNHDDADDVLQNTFIKVFKNIEGFKGESKLYSWMYRIATNESLSFLKQKSKKSGISNEDLQQVLVDNLQSDVYFEGDEIQLKLQKALATLPEKQKLVFNMKYFQEMKYEEISEILETSVGGLKASYHLAVKKIEAYLRED